From Musa acuminata AAA Group cultivar baxijiao chromosome BXJ3-8, Cavendish_Baxijiao_AAA, whole genome shotgun sequence, one genomic window encodes:
- the LOC135645263 gene encoding heat shock cognate 70 kDa protein-like, with product MVPSMGRRGAGPAIGIDLGTTSSCVAVWQHGRVEIIADDQGNRTTPSSVAFTGTQRFIGNEAQNQVVMNPTNTIFDVKRLIGRRFSDPSVQNDMRSWPFKVIDGQGDRPLIVVQYKGEEQQFTAEEITSMILVKMREIAESYLGCATDDVVITVPAYFSDHQREATKNAGAIAGLNIVGLINEPTAAAIAYGLHKRSSSETNVLIFDLGGGTFDVSVLTISQGVFEVKATAGDAHLGGEDFDNRMVSHFVDEFKRQHRKDISGNPRKLRKLKIACEKAKRTLSSTNRATIEIDSLFEDSDFSSTITRNLFEELNDDLFTKCADTVKKCLRDAKMDKSSIHDVVLIGGSTRIPRVQQLLQELFDGKELCKSINPDEAVAYGAAAKAAMLRGDDHENLHDMLLLDVAPLSLGLEAGGGNMVVVIPRNTVVPTKKERVLSTPVHKPRACIKVYEGERCTTRDNNLLGRFELCGIPSAQDSSLEIDVCFDIDADGILDLSIYDKTMGKEKNRITVTRDMTRLSKEEIEEMVWRAKKYKEEDEEHKRKIEAKNELEKYALKMKSSVKKVEGVIEQTISWLEATNQEAEANEFEAKMKELKGICYSLVVEMQ from the exons ATGGTTCCTTCCATGGGGAGAAGAGGCGCAGGACCGGCGATCGGAATCGACCTTGGAACGACCTCCTCGTGCGTCGCGGTGTGGCAGCACGGCCGGGTCGAGATCATCGCTGACGATCAGGGCAATCGCACCACCCCCTCCTCCGTCGCCTTCACCGGCACACAACGCTTCATCGGCAACGAGGCCCAGAACCAGGTGGTCATGAACCCCACCAACACTATCTTCG ATGTAAAGCGCTTAATTGGGAGGCGTTTCAGTGACCCCTCGGTGCAGAATGACATGCGATCGTGGCCATTCAAGGTCATCGATGGCCAAGGCGACAGGCCTCTGATCGTCGTCCAGTACAAGGGCGAGGAGCAGCAGTTCACCGCAGAGGAGATCACCTCGATGATCCTCGTAAAGATGCGTGAGATTGCTGAATCCTATCTTGGATGCGCCACCGACGACGTGGTGATCACTGTTCCTGCCTACTTCAGCGACCACCAGCGCGAGGCCACCAAGAACGCTGGAGCCATCGCGGGCCTCAACATCGTAGGACTCATTAACGAGCCAACCGCTGCTGCTATTGCTTACGGTCTCCACAAAAGATCAAGCAGCGAGACGAATGTGCTCATATTTGACCTTGGTGGTGGTACGTTCGATGTCTCCGTGCTCACCATTTCGCAGGGCGTCTTTGAGGTGAAGGCCACTGCCGGTGATGCCCATCTCGGTGGCGAAGACTTCGACAACCGGATGGTGAGCCACTTCGTCGATGAGTTCAAGCGGCAGCACCGAAAAGACATAAGCGGGAACCCAAGGAAACTGCGGAAGCTAAAGATAGCATGCGAGAAAGCCAAGAGAACACTCTCTTCCACCAACCGAGCTACCATTGAGATCGACAGCCTGTTCGAGGACTCGGATTTCTCCTCCACCATCACTCGTAATTTGTTCGAGGAGCTCAACGACGACTTGTTCACCAAGTGCGCGGACACCGTAAAGAAATGTCTCCGAGATGCGAAGATGGACAAGAGCAGCATCCACGACGTGGTTCTCATCGGTGGATCGACGAGGATTCCCCGAGTGCAGCAGCTTTTGCAGGAGCTCTTTGACGGAAAGGAGCTATGCAAGAGCATCAACCCCGATGAGGCTGTCGCCTACGGCGCTGCAGCCAAAGCTGCCATGCTGAGGGGAGACGACCACGAGAATCTCCACGACATGCTGTTGTTAGATGTTGCTCCCCTCTCCCTCGGCCTGGAAGCCGGTGGCGGCAACATGGTCGTTGTGATACCGAGGAACACCGTCGTCCCCACCAAGAAGGAGCGGGTTTTGTCCACCCCCGTCCACAAACCTCGAGCATGTATCAAGGTCTACGAGGGTGAGAGGTGCACGACGAGGGACAACAACCTCCTCGGCCGATTTGAACTTTGTGGAATTCCTTCAGCTCAAGACAGCTCGCTTGAGATCGACGTCTGCTTCGACATCGACGCCGACGGCATTTTGGACCTGTCGATCTACGACAAGACCATGGGGAAGGAGAAAAACAGGATCACCGTCACCCGTGACATGACCAGGCTGAGCAAGGAAGAGATCGAGGAGATGGTCTGGCGAGCCAAGAAGTACAAGGAGGAAGACGAAGAGCATAAGAGGAAGATAGAGGCCAAGAATGAGCTGGAGAAGTACGCCCTCAAGATGAAAAGCAGCGTCAAGAAGGTGGAGGGCGTCATCGAGCAGACCATAAGTTGGCTGGAGGCTACAAATCAGGAGGCAGAGGCCAATGAGTTCGAGGCCAAGATGAAGGAGTTGAAGGGGATATGCTACAGCCTCGTGGTGGAGATGCAGTAG
- the LOC135645264 gene encoding polyphenol oxidase, chloroplastic-like, translated as MVSLPKATLPLSSLSPPSNSNSNSNSNSFACAFHFSYPDRRRHAHSKISCKASDEHEMTANAKLDRRDVLVGLGGLCGAAAGLGIDGKALGNPIQAPDLTKCGPADLPKGATPTNCCPPYFPDKKIIDFKRPPNSSPLRVRPAAHLVDSDYLDKYKKAVELMRALPADDPRNFMQQANVHCAYCDGAYDQIGFPNLELQVHNSWLFFPWHRFYLYFHERILGKLIGDDTFALPFWNWDAPGGMKLPSIYADPSSSLYDKFRDAKHQPPVLVDLDYNGTDPSFTDAEQIDQNLKIMYRQVISNGKTPLLFLGSAYRAGDNPNPGAGSLENIPHGPVHGWTGDRNQPNLEDMGNFYSAGRDPIFFAHHSNVDRMWYLWKKLGGKHQDFNDKDWLNTTFLFYDENADLVRVTLKDCLQPEWLRYDYQDVEIPWLKTRPTPKALKAQKTAAKTLKATAETPFPVTLQSAVSTTVRRPKVSRSGKEKEEEEEVLIVEGIEFDRDYFIKFDVFVNATEGEGITPGASEFAGSFVNVPHKHKHSKKEKKLKTRLCLGITDLLEDIGAEDDDSVLVTIVPKAGKGKVSVAGLRIDFPN; from the coding sequence ATGGTCAGCCTTCCTAAAGCTACTCTTCCTCTCTCCTCCCTCTCCCCTCCCTCCAACTCCAACTCCAACTCCAACTCCAACTCCTTTGCATGCGCCTTCCATTTTTCTTACCCTGATAGAAGACGCCATGCCCACTCCAAGATCTCATGCAAAGCTAGCGATGAGCATGAGATGACTGCAAATGCCAAGCTCGACCGCCGCGATGTGCTCGTTGGCCTCGGCGGGCTTTGTGGAGCCGCTGCCGGCCTCGGGATCGACGGTAAGGCCCTCGGAAATCCCATCCAGGCGCCTGATCTTACCAAGTGCGGCCCCGCCGATCTACCCAAAGGTGCAACGCCCACCAACTGCTGCCCGCCTTATTTTCCCGACAAGAAGATTATCGATTTCAAGCGTCCGCCGAATTCGTCACCCCTCCGTGTCCGCCCGGCCGCCCACTTGGTCGACTCCGACTACCTGGACAAGTATAAGAAGGCGGTGGAGCTCATGAGAGCACTGCCGGCCGACGATCCGCGCAACTTCATGCAGCAGGCCAATGTCCACTGCGCTTACTGTGATGGCGCCTACGACCAGATCGGCTTCCCCAACCTCGAGCTCCAAGTCCACAACTCCTGGCTCTTCTTCCCTTGGCACCGCTTCTACCTCTACTTCCACGAGAGGATCCTCGGCAAGCTCATAGGCGACGACACTTTCGCCCTTCCTTTCTGGAACTGGGACGCGCCCGGCGGCATGAAGCTGCCGTCGATCTACGCCGATCCTTCGTCCTCGCTCTATGACAAGTTTCGCGACGCCAAGCACCAGCCGCCGGTCCTCGTCGACCTCGACTACAACGGAACCGACCCTAGTTTCACCGACGCAGAGCAGATCGATCAGAACCTCAAGATCATGTACCGGCAGGTGATCTCCAACGGCAAGACGCCGTTGCTGTTCTTAGGCTCGGCTTACCGTGCCGGCGACAACCCAAACCCCGGCGCGGGCTCGCTCGAGAACATACCACACGGCCCCGTCCACGGGTGGACTGGCGACAGAAACCAACCCAATCTCGAGGACATGGGCAACTTCTACTCCGCGGGGCGCGACCCTATCTTCTTCGCCCACCATTCAAACGTCGACCGCATGTGGTACTTGTGGAAGAAGCTCGGCGGGAAGCATCAGGACTTTAACGATAAGGACTGGCTCAACACCACCTTCCTCTTCTACGACGAGAATGCTGACTTAGTTCGAGTCACCCTCAAGGACTGCTTGCAGCCGGAGTGGCTTCGTTACGATTACCAAGACGTCGAGATCCCGTGGCTGAAGACCCGGCCGACTCCCAAAGCCTTGAAGGCGCAGAAAACCGCAGCGAAAACACTGAAAGCTACAGCAGAGACGCCGTTCCCGGTGACGCTGCAATCCGCGGTGAGCACGACGGTGAGGAGGCCCAAGGTATCGAGGAGCggcaaggagaaggaagaggaagaggaggtccTCATCGTGGAGGGGATCGAGTTCGACCGCGACTACTTCATAAAGTTCGACGTCTTCGTGAACGCCACCGAGGGTGAGGGCATCACGCCGGGCGCCAGCGAGTTCGCGGGCAGCTTCGTCAACGTCCCGCACAAGCACAAGCACagcaagaaggagaagaagctgaAGACGAGgctctgcctggggatcactgacCTGCTCGAGGACATCGGGGCGGAGGACGACGACAGCGTGCTCGTCACCATCGTCCCGAAAGCCGGAAAGGGCAAGGTGTCGGTCGCCGGCCTCCGCATCGATTTCCCAAATTGA